Proteins encoded together in one Chitinophaga sp. LS1 window:
- the ric gene encoding iron-sulfur cluster repair di-iron protein — MVRNNVITVGEMAGKDYRMADVFRGFGIDFCCGGGQTIAQAATQGGITEEELWTALETAALKAKQPASDFSVLAPQLLAEHILSTHHKYVKEALPVIWEFAQKVAGHHGDTHPELIDLRAAVLREAEDLLDHLEKEEQILFPAIKQMAAGETGLPYVKGAVESMMKEHSSSGESLEEWRRLTNNYQVPEGACNSYRFLFEKLQEFDTDLRQHIHLENNILFPKALAMLQEA; from the coding sequence ATGGTAAGAAATAATGTAATCACAGTCGGAGAAATGGCTGGAAAGGACTATCGCATGGCTGATGTTTTCAGAGGTTTTGGTATCGATTTTTGTTGTGGTGGCGGTCAGACCATTGCGCAGGCTGCAACACAGGGTGGTATTACAGAAGAAGAGCTGTGGACAGCACTGGAAACGGCAGCGTTAAAGGCGAAACAGCCAGCGAGCGACTTCAGTGTATTAGCACCTCAGTTACTGGCAGAACACATTCTGAGTACACACCATAAATATGTGAAAGAAGCATTGCCAGTGATCTGGGAGTTTGCACAGAAGGTAGCAGGACATCATGGGGATACGCATCCAGAGCTGATTGATCTGAGAGCTGCTGTGCTGCGTGAAGCAGAAGATCTGCTGGATCATCTGGAAAAAGAAGAACAGATCCTGTTCCCGGCTATCAAACAAATGGCTGCTGGCGAAACAGGGCTGCCATATGTAAAAGGTGCGGTAGAAAGTATGATGAAAGAACACAGTTCATCAGGAGAATCACTGGAAGAATGGCGTAGGTTGACGAATAATTACCAGGTGCCGGAAGGTGCGTGCAATTCATACAGATTCCTCTTTGAGAAATTGCAGGAGTTCGATACAGACTTAAGACAACATATTCATTTAGAGAATAACATTTTATTTCCCAAGGCTTTGGCAATGTTGCAGGAAGCTTAA
- a CDS encoding Crp/Fnr family transcriptional regulator — MIIHTDLLRKWGAIRLTAEKGRVIFTEGEEAHFYYQIESGEVRMVNTGMNGKEFIQGIFVAGDSFGEPPLFTGMGYPAAAVADSDSVILRLPKPTFIQLLKENPEIHYAFTTLLAMRLRQKSILSREMTCSEPAVLIRGVLKRYTVPELLQGKLRVTLTRQQIADMTGLRVETVIRTIRGMYKKGDLLVNKGKVYV; from the coding sequence ATGATTATCCACACCGACCTGCTGAGGAAATGGGGTGCTATCCGGTTAACAGCGGAAAAAGGCCGGGTTATCTTTACCGAGGGGGAAGAAGCACATTTTTACTACCAGATTGAATCCGGGGAAGTCAGGATGGTGAACACGGGCATGAATGGGAAGGAGTTTATACAGGGGATATTTGTAGCAGGAGACTCGTTTGGAGAGCCGCCGCTATTTACGGGTATGGGTTATCCGGCAGCGGCTGTAGCTGATAGTGATAGTGTTATTTTACGATTGCCGAAGCCCACGTTTATTCAGTTGCTGAAAGAGAATCCGGAGATACATTATGCATTTACTACTTTGCTGGCGATGCGGTTGAGACAGAAGTCTATTTTATCAAGAGAGATGACATGTAGTGAGCCGGCCGTGTTGATAAGAGGCGTGTTGAAGCGGTATACGGTACCGGAATTATTGCAGGGAAAGTTACGGGTAACGTTGACGAGGCAGCAGATTGCGGATATGACAGGGTTGAGGGTGGAGACGGTGATAAGGACGATCAGGGGGATGTATAAGAAGGGAGATTTGCTGGTGAATAAGGGGAAGGTATATGTGTGA
- a CDS encoding ABC transporter ATP-binding protein, which produces MIRFTNIYKRFGRLQALDNINLFFEEGKSIALIGPNGSGKTTLIKGLLGMVVPDKGDIAFKGVSVLGSCEYRGNIGYMPQISSYPENMTIAQVIEMMKDIRQYTTLDEDLVHAFKLPQLANKRMRTLSGGTRQKVSACLAFLFNPEVLVLDEPTAGLDPVASGILQDKILQETKNGKLVLITSHILSELDDLVDEVAYLQDGKVQFHKQVAELQAETGEQKLVRAIARIMENGGL; this is translated from the coding sequence ATGATTCGTTTTACAAATATATACAAACGATTTGGCCGGCTACAGGCATTGGATAATATCAATCTCTTTTTTGAAGAAGGAAAGAGTATTGCTTTGATTGGACCAAATGGTAGTGGGAAGACCACTTTGATCAAGGGTCTGTTGGGAATGGTGGTGCCTGATAAGGGGGATATCGCTTTTAAAGGAGTTTCCGTATTAGGTAGTTGCGAATACAGGGGCAATATTGGTTATATGCCGCAGATAAGCAGTTATCCTGAGAATATGACTATTGCACAGGTGATAGAGATGATGAAGGATATCAGGCAGTATACAACGTTGGATGAAGACCTGGTACATGCCTTTAAATTGCCACAGCTGGCCAATAAGCGCATGCGGACATTATCTGGTGGTACAAGGCAGAAGGTGAGTGCTTGTCTGGCGTTTTTATTCAATCCTGAAGTGTTGGTGCTGGATGAACCTACTGCGGGATTGGACCCGGTAGCATCAGGGATTTTGCAGGACAAGATCCTGCAGGAGACAAAGAATGGTAAGCTGGTGCTAATCACCTCACATATCTTGTCGGAACTGGATGATCTGGTAGATGAGGTGGCGTATCTGCAGGATGGTAAAGTACAGTTTCATAAGCAGGTGGCAGAGTTGCAGGCGGAGACAGGGGAGCAAAAGTTAGTACGCGCAATAGCACGTATCATGGAAAATGGAGGACTATAA
- the nosZ gene encoding Sec-dependent nitrous-oxide reductase — MRLCSIAVLIIALASCKPRNEAGAINAGAAEKVYVAPGKYDEFYNFVSGGFNGQVSVYGIPSGRLLKIIPVFSVMPENGYGYSEETKPMLETSHGSLPWDDQHHLELSQKDGTPDGRWLFANANNTPRVARINLATFRTEEIIELPNSAGNHSSPFCTENTEYVVAGTRFSVPVGDNQDVPIADYKKSFNGTVSFIKIDSSNGRMSLAFQLLTPAINFDLSHAGKGPSHDWFFFSCYNVEQAHTLLEVNASQRDKDFIMAVNWKKAEEFIRNNKGTLKNSRYAHNVYNETTHSATSAIETKVLTLDPSQLKDFVYFIPCPKSPHGVDIDPSGEYIVGSGKLAALIPVFSFTKLMTAIEKKDFDGDYQGIPVVKYESALYGEVQKPGLGPLHTEFDGKGNAYTSFFVSSEVVKWSIKDLKVLDRKPTYYSVGHLCIPGGDTKHPFGKYLIAYNKITKDRYLPTGPELAQSAQLYDISGDKMELLLDFPTVGEPHYAQALPADLIKNNSVKYFKIEENKHPYVTKGEKEAKVVREGNKVHVYITSIRSHFTPDNIEGVCVGDEVYFHVTNLEQDWDIPHGFAVKGAANAEILIMPGETCTLKWVPDAEGVYPIYCTDFCSALHQEMQGYVRVSKAGANTPLKYGTNLPDSAVAKN; from the coding sequence ATGCGGTTATGTTCAATAGCGGTGCTTATCATAGCACTCGCATCCTGTAAACCACGTAATGAAGCCGGCGCCATCAATGCAGGTGCTGCTGAAAAAGTTTACGTTGCACCGGGTAAATACGACGAGTTCTACAACTTCGTTTCCGGTGGTTTTAATGGTCAGGTGTCTGTTTATGGTATTCCTTCTGGCCGTTTGCTCAAAATTATCCCTGTATTCTCTGTAATGCCTGAAAATGGCTATGGATATAGCGAAGAAACTAAACCTATGCTGGAAACCTCTCACGGTTCTCTGCCATGGGATGACCAACACCACCTGGAACTGTCTCAGAAAGATGGTACCCCAGATGGTCGCTGGCTCTTCGCTAATGCCAACAACACTCCAAGGGTAGCACGTATCAACCTCGCTACTTTCAGAACAGAAGAGATCATCGAACTGCCTAACAGCGCCGGTAACCACTCTTCTCCTTTCTGTACTGAAAACACAGAATATGTAGTAGCGGGTACCCGCTTCAGCGTTCCTGTTGGTGACAATCAGGACGTACCTATCGCTGATTACAAGAAGTCTTTCAACGGTACCGTGAGCTTTATCAAAATTGATTCCAGCAATGGTCGCATGTCTCTGGCTTTCCAGTTGCTGACCCCTGCTATCAACTTTGACCTGAGCCATGCCGGTAAAGGACCAAGCCACGACTGGTTCTTCTTTTCCTGCTACAATGTAGAACAGGCACATACCCTGCTTGAAGTAAACGCTTCTCAGCGTGATAAAGACTTCATCATGGCGGTGAACTGGAAGAAAGCGGAAGAATTTATCCGTAATAACAAAGGTACATTGAAGAACTCCCGTTATGCACACAACGTGTATAATGAAACGACTCACAGCGCTACTTCTGCTATCGAAACCAAAGTGCTGACACTGGATCCATCTCAACTGAAAGATTTCGTGTACTTCATTCCCTGTCCTAAATCTCCACATGGTGTTGATATCGACCCAAGCGGTGAATATATCGTAGGTAGTGGTAAACTGGCGGCACTCATTCCTGTATTCTCTTTTACCAAACTGATGACGGCAATTGAGAAGAAAGATTTTGATGGCGACTACCAGGGTATCCCTGTTGTTAAATACGAATCAGCCCTGTACGGTGAAGTACAGAAACCAGGCCTTGGTCCATTGCACACTGAGTTCGACGGAAAGGGCAATGCGTATACTTCCTTCTTCGTTTCTTCCGAAGTAGTGAAATGGAGCATCAAAGACCTGAAAGTACTCGACAGAAAACCTACTTATTATTCCGTAGGGCACCTGTGTATTCCAGGCGGCGATACCAAACATCCTTTTGGCAAATACCTGATTGCATATAACAAGATCACAAAAGACCGCTATCTGCCTACAGGTCCTGAGCTGGCTCAAAGTGCACAGCTGTACGACATCTCAGGTGATAAGATGGAACTGTTGCTGGACTTCCCTACTGTAGGTGAACCTCACTATGCACAGGCACTGCCTGCTGACCTGATTAAGAATAACTCTGTGAAGTATTTCAAGATCGAGGAAAACAAACATCCTTATGTAACAAAGGGTGAAAAAGAAGCGAAGGTAGTTCGTGAAGGTAACAAAGTACATGTGTATATCACTTCTATACGTTCCCACTTTACACCTGATAACATCGAAGGTGTATGTGTTGGCGATGAAGTATATTTCCATGTTACTAACCTGGAACAGGATTGGGATATTCCACACGGCTTTGCTGTGAAAGGTGCTGCCAATGCAGAGATCCTGATCATGCCTGGCGAAACCTGTACACTGAAGTGGGTACCAGATGCAGAAGGTGTTTATCCAATATACTGTACTGACTTCTGTAGCGCGTTGCACCAGGAAATGCAGGGTTATGTAAGAGTATCTAAAGCTGGTGCAAACACACCACTCAAGTACGGTACTAACCTACCTGATAGTGCAGTAGCGAAAAACTAA
- a CDS encoding nitrous oxide reductase family maturation protein NosD: MERAISVIILWLLSLQAWAGVLTVKGSIKETLQRAVAGDTVVVPAGVYYEKGLVIDKAIYLKGINKPVLDGENKYEVILILSSHVTVDGFVIRHSGFSDWKDLAGIKLGNVRHVTIQNNVLEETFFGIYCQQSDSCTIQNNTLRSNASQRIQSGNGIHCWHCDGMQLIGNTVTQHRDGIYFEFVTNSLIKGNHSFKNVRYGLHFMFSHNDHYEDNIFDHNEAGVSVMFSHGVDMKRNTFAGNQGGGAYGILLKEITDSKMEKSHFEDNTVGIYMEGTTRVQVMDNVFKANGWAMKVQASCSENRITRNNFVGNTFDVATNGSLVLNNFDNNYWDKYEGYDLNRDGKGDVPYHPVSLYAMVADKNPAVMMLFHSFMVSLLDRTEKVMPGITPVNLVDRAPSMKPLSL, encoded by the coding sequence ATGGAAAGGGCTATATCGGTAATAATTTTATGGCTGTTGTCTTTGCAGGCATGGGCCGGGGTATTGACGGTGAAAGGGTCTATAAAAGAAACCTTGCAGCGGGCAGTGGCAGGTGATACTGTTGTAGTACCCGCAGGTGTTTACTACGAAAAAGGCCTGGTGATTGATAAAGCTATTTATCTGAAAGGGATCAACAAGCCGGTTCTGGATGGAGAGAATAAATATGAAGTGATATTGATACTGTCCAGTCATGTGACGGTGGATGGATTTGTGATCAGGCATTCCGGTTTTTCTGACTGGAAAGATCTGGCAGGAATCAAACTGGGCAATGTGCGGCATGTGACGATTCAAAACAATGTACTGGAAGAAACGTTCTTTGGCATTTACTGTCAGCAGTCTGATAGCTGCACCATACAAAACAATACATTGCGTTCCAATGCCAGTCAGCGTATTCAATCCGGAAATGGTATTCATTGCTGGCACTGTGATGGCATGCAACTGATAGGGAATACGGTCACGCAGCACAGAGATGGTATCTACTTTGAGTTTGTAACGAATTCACTGATCAAAGGGAATCATAGTTTTAAAAATGTGCGGTATGGTTTGCACTTTATGTTTTCGCACAATGACCACTATGAGGATAATATTTTTGATCACAACGAGGCGGGCGTATCTGTGATGTTTTCACATGGTGTGGATATGAAGCGGAATACATTCGCTGGCAATCAGGGTGGTGGTGCGTATGGAATATTGCTGAAAGAGATTACAGACAGCAAAATGGAGAAGAGCCACTTTGAAGACAATACGGTTGGGATTTATATGGAAGGTACCACGAGAGTGCAGGTGATGGACAATGTGTTTAAGGCAAATGGCTGGGCCATGAAGGTGCAGGCAAGTTGTTCTGAGAACAGAATCACCCGCAATAACTTTGTCGGCAACACATTTGATGTAGCGACGAATGGCTCACTGGTACTGAACAATTTTGATAATAATTACTGGGACAAATATGAAGGGTATGATCTGAACAGAGATGGAAAAGGAGACGTGCCTTATCACCCGGTGAGTTTGTATGCAATGGTGGCAGATAAGAACCCGGCTGTGATGATGTTGTTTCACAGTTTCATGGTGAGTTTGCTGGACCGGACGGAAAAAGTAATGCCGGGTATCACACCTGTGAACCTGGTGGATCGTGCACCGAGTATGAAACCCCTTTCATTATGA
- a CDS encoding c-type cytochrome: MKKYVYIAVLLGLTWACSNNSQPPKEESPAPVVEDNSLASSNSASAYDSIKGAGKFTNVALSATLDQKMIAAGKTVYEVKCAACHKLTDEKLVGPGWKGVTKKKSAEWIMNFVTNTDEMIDKDPHAQAMLAVCMVRMPNQHLTDEETRDVFEFMRNNDSSK; encoded by the coding sequence ATGAAAAAGTACGTTTACATAGCAGTGCTCCTGGGGCTGACCTGGGCCTGCTCAAATAACAGCCAACCTCCCAAAGAGGAATCCCCGGCACCTGTAGTTGAAGACAATAGTCTTGCAAGTTCCAATTCTGCATCAGCATACGATTCCATCAAAGGGGCAGGGAAATTTACTAATGTAGCCCTTAGCGCCACATTAGATCAGAAAATGATTGCCGCAGGCAAAACCGTGTACGAAGTAAAATGTGCCGCCTGCCATAAGCTAACCGACGAAAAGCTGGTGGGACCCGGCTGGAAAGGTGTTACGAAGAAAAAATCCGCTGAATGGATTATGAACTTTGTCACCAACACTGATGAGATGATCGACAAAGATCCTCATGCTCAGGCTATGCTGGCAGTTTGTATGGTTCGCATGCCAAACCAGCACCTGACTGATGAGGAAACAAGAGACGTATTTGAATTTATGCGTAACAATGATTCATCTAAATAG
- a CDS encoding nitrous oxide reductase accessory protein NosL: protein MQRKLSTRFRAIIFMLSLAMVAVLYFPIWKIELAAPQYPEGLTLKIAANGLRGDVDIVNGLNHYIGMQTLHTEDFIEFKILPFILGGLAVLGFVVCALNNRKVYYGWVVLFLLVAVVAMVDFYRWEYNYGHHLNPEAPIRVPGMAYQPPLLGYKQLLNFGAYSIPDVGGWIFIGVGALLVLLSFKFKKGFFVVAGLTLGLQSCSSGPAPIRYGQDACDFCKMGFTDKRFGAEIVTKKGKVFKYDDVHCLLAALKAGGQEVGGIWFLDFTDGQWIKAEDSRLLHNTAFHSPMGSDIAAFADSVHMKEFNGESLTWKGLYR, encoded by the coding sequence ATGCAAAGAAAATTGTCAACCCGTTTTCGGGCAATCATTTTCATGCTTTCATTGGCGATGGTGGCAGTGCTCTATTTTCCTATCTGGAAAATAGAGCTGGCCGCTCCCCAATACCCGGAAGGCCTGACGTTGAAAATTGCTGCTAACGGATTACGCGGGGATGTGGATATCGTGAATGGATTGAACCATTACATTGGTATGCAAACATTGCACACCGAAGATTTTATAGAGTTTAAGATCTTACCTTTTATACTGGGGGGATTGGCTGTGCTTGGGTTTGTTGTATGTGCACTGAATAACAGAAAGGTATATTATGGGTGGGTGGTATTGTTCCTGCTGGTAGCGGTTGTTGCGATGGTTGATTTTTACAGATGGGAATATAACTATGGTCATCACCTGAATCCCGAAGCGCCAATCAGGGTACCGGGCATGGCATATCAGCCACCATTACTGGGTTATAAACAGTTGTTGAATTTCGGGGCGTATTCTATACCCGATGTAGGTGGATGGATCTTTATTGGAGTAGGAGCGTTGTTGGTGTTGCTCTCATTTAAATTTAAGAAAGGTTTTTTTGTAGTGGCAGGGTTGACGTTGGGATTACAGAGTTGTAGTTCAGGTCCTGCACCTATCAGGTATGGACAGGATGCTTGTGACTTCTGTAAAATGGGCTTTACAGACAAGCGTTTTGGTGCAGAGATCGTAACAAAGAAGGGGAAGGTTTTTAAGTATGACGATGTGCATTGTTTGCTGGCGGCATTAAAAGCTGGCGGACAGGAAGTAGGCGGGATCTGGTTTCTGGACTTTACTGATGGACAATGGATCAAAGCGGAAGATAGCAGGTTATTGCACAATACTGCATTTCATTCTCCAATGGGTAGTGACATTGCTGCGTTTGCAGACAGTGTGCATATGAAAGAATTTAACGGAGAATCACTCACATGGAAAGGGCTATATCGGTAA
- a CDS encoding ABC transporter permease subunit, whose product MKKIIKYVLLDILRNRILVSYTVLLLVVSMLLLCLTDNSTKALLSLLNIVLIVLPLVSIIFSTIYYYNASAFIELLVCQPLRRTKILLSVYTGLGLSLLIAFVVGVGVPLMIFDGSMTAVLLILVGMALTVIFSALAILGSVIMRDKARGIGVAILAWFYFSLLYDGLVLFLLFQFSDYPLEKPAVVMGALNPIDLGRIIVLLRLDSSAMMGYTGAVFASFFGSVGGMLTGFTLLLLWMGWPLCCALRRFNRKDL is encoded by the coding sequence ATGAAAAAGATTATTAAATACGTATTACTAGACATCTTACGTAACAGGATATTGGTAAGTTATACAGTACTGCTATTGGTCGTGTCAATGTTATTACTCTGTCTTACAGACAACAGCACAAAAGCGTTACTGAGCTTATTAAATATCGTGCTGATTGTATTACCACTGGTGAGTATTATTTTTTCAACGATCTATTATTATAATGCATCGGCGTTTATAGAGTTGCTGGTTTGTCAGCCGTTGCGAAGAACGAAGATATTATTAAGTGTCTATACCGGATTGGGGTTGTCATTGCTGATTGCATTTGTAGTAGGAGTGGGGGTACCGTTAATGATCTTTGACGGGAGTATGACGGCGGTGTTGTTGATATTGGTAGGCATGGCGCTGACAGTGATCTTTTCAGCGCTGGCCATTTTAGGATCTGTGATTATGCGTGACAAGGCGAGAGGCATTGGGGTAGCGATATTGGCGTGGTTTTATTTCTCCTTGTTGTATGATGGGTTGGTGCTGTTTCTCTTGTTTCAGTTCAGCGACTATCCGTTGGAGAAACCGGCAGTCGTGATGGGAGCATTGAACCCGATAGATCTGGGTAGAATCATAGTTTTATTAAGATTGGATAGTTCTGCGATGATGGGGTATACAGGCGCGGTGTTTGCCTCATTTTTCGGAAGCGTGGGTGGTATGCTCACGGGTTTTACACTCTTGTTATTATGGATGGGGTGGCCGTTATGCTGCGCGCTGCGGCGATTTAATAGAAAAGACTTGTAA